A genomic stretch from Erigeron canadensis isolate Cc75 chromosome 9, C_canadensis_v1, whole genome shotgun sequence includes:
- the LOC122581923 gene encoding chloroplast envelope quinone oxidoreductase homolog encodes MAGKLMQAVWYTCYGGGSAGLKHVEIPVPAPGNDEILLKIEAASINPIDWKIQKGVVRPFLPKKFPFIPVGDVAGEVVEVGPGVKNFKAGDKIVSTLGTASGGLAEYSVAKEGTTILRPPEVSAADGASLVIAGCTALHSLTVTGGLKLDKSEPRTNVLVTAASGGVGHYAVQLAKLGNTHVTATCGARNIEFVKSLGADEVLDYKTPEGAALKSPSGQKYDTVIHCATGIPWSTFEPNLSSSGKVIDITPGGSAFWTYAVNKITFSKKQLQPLLVIPNTEEIGCLLNLVKEGKLKTVIDSKYPLSRAEEAWAKSIEGHAVGKVVVECSF; translated from the exons ATGGCCGGAAAACTAATGCAGGCGGTTTGGTACACCTGTTACGGCGGAGGTTCCGCTGGTTTAAAG CATGTTGAAATCCCTGTTCCGGCTCCTGGCAATGATGAGATTCTGCTGAAAATAGAAGCCGCAAGCATAAATCCGATCGATTGGAAAATTCAGAAAGGCGTGGTTCGGCCTTTTTTGCCCAAAAAGTTTCCGTTCATACCAG TTGGTGATGTGGCGGGAGAAGTTGTGGAGGTCGGACCGGGAGTGAAGAATTTTAAAGCTGGTGACAAAATTGTTTCTACCCTG GGAACTGCAAGTGGAGGTCTGGCTGAGTATTCTGTGGCTAAGGAGGGCACAACAATTTTAAGACCACCAGAAGTATCAGCTGCAGATGGTGCGAGTCTAGTTATCGCAGGGTGCACTGCTCTCCACTCCCTCACTGTAACTGGTGGACTTAAGTTGGATAAAAGCGAACCACGGACAAATGTCCTCGTAACAGCTGCTTCAGGCGGTGTGGGTCATTATGCAGTCCAACTAGCCAAGCTTGGAAACACCCATGTCACAGCAACATGTGGGGCCCGCAACATTGAATTTGTCAAAAGCTTAGGAGCTGATGAGGTTCTCGACTATAAAACCCCTGAAGGAGCAGCCCTTAAAAGCCCATCTGGACAGAAATATGACACAGTGATCCATTGTGCCACTGGCATCCCATGGTCAACCTTCGAGCCTAATCTAAGCTCATCTGGAAAAGTAATCGATATAACACCAGGTGGTAGTGCGTTTTGGACTTATGCTGTGAATAAAATCACGTTCTCGAAGAAGCAACTTCAGCCATTACTTGTGATCCCAAATACCGAAGAGATTGGGTGTTTACTGAATTTAGTGAAAGAAGGAAAACTGAAAACTGTTATCGACTCAAAGTACCCTTTAAGTAGGGCAGAAGAGGCTTGGGCCAAGAGCATCGAGGGACACGCTGTTGGGAAGGTGGTTGTggaatgttctttttga
- the LOC122583805 gene encoding protein JINGUBANG-like, with product MAGNINFLPCSCSFRLFCKFNIDDDDDDQEPNFRSQSFSQESFNSSFSSRSSLPTSISAMIPPSTTLQHHCISTFKPDSSHILSLTISENHLFIGTSTHIHLLPTTNDNKLISIPCNSAVKSFHILNEDILITAHQDHKIRIWRINKLKTVPSGIGSEFKGKARQDIKYSLKIITTLPTLKDRLTKILFAKNYVTIRRHKKLTWVHHIDAVSSLAISKDKSLIYSASWDRSFKVWRVSDFKCLESVSNAHDDAINAIVLSNEDFVYTGSADKKIKVWQYNKMERKHELISSLLHHKSAVNALAYDASSCILISGACSGVMIASERKFSDDDQHMVVIGALLGHKKAILCVKLVKELVCSGSADKTVRLWRRTVGGSYSCLGFLDGHGGPVKCLAFSNDSDSDSDGDGDGRGYMVYSGGLDGDIKVWKVWVPSL from the coding sequence ATGGCAGGCAACATAAATTTTCTcccttgttcttgttcatttcGATTATTTTGTAAGTTcaatattgatgatgatgatgatgatcaagaaCCAAATTTCCGATCTCAATCATTCTCACAAGAATCTTTCAACTCTTCTTTCTCCTCGAGATCAAGCCTTCCAACTTCAATATCCGCCATGATTCCACCATCAACCACCCTCCAACACCATTGTATCTCCACATTTAAACCGGATTCTTCCCATATCCTTTCTCTAACCATCTCCGAAAACCACCTCTTCATTGGCACATCCACCCACATCCACCTTCTCCCTACCACCAATGACAACAAACTCATTTCAATTCCTTGTAATAGCGCGGTCAAATCTTTCCACATCCTTAATGAAGATATACTAATCACTGCCCACCAAGATCATAAAATCCGTATTTGGAGAATAAATAAACTCAAAACTGTACCATCAGGAATAGGTTCTGAGTTCAAGGGCAAGGCCCGTCAGGACATAAAGTACAGTCTTAAAATCATTACAACTTTACCAACCTTAAAAGACCGTTTAACAAAAATTCTATTTGCCAAAAACTATGTTACAATTCGTCGTCATAAAAAACTCACATGGGTCCACCATATCGATGCAGTATCCTCATTAGCAATCTCAAAGGATAAATCATTGATTTACTCTGCTTCATGGGATAGAAGCTTCAAGGTTTGGAGGGTATCCGATTTCAAGTGTTTGGAATCAGTTTCAAATGCACATGATGATGCTATTAACGCTATTGTGCTATCTAATGAAGATTTTGTATACACAGGTTCAGCtgacaagaaaataaaagtatgGCAATATAACAAAATGGAACGAAAACACGAGCTAATTAGCTCATTATTGCACCATAAGTCCGCGGTGAATGCGTTGGCTTATGATGCTAGTTCGTGTATATTGATATCCGGGGCGTGTTCAGGTGTTATGATAGCGAGTGAAAGGAAGTTTTCGGATGATGATCAACATATGGTTGTGATAGGGGCACTTTTGGGCCATAAAAAGGCCATTTTGTGTGTGAAACTTGTCAAGGAGTTGGTATGTAGTGGCTCAGCTGATAAGACGGTGAGGTTATGGCGGAGAACGGTGGGGGGAAGTTATTCGTGTTTGGGTTTCTTGGATGGTCATGGTGGTCCGGTGAAGTGTTTGGCATTCTCGaatgatagtgatagtgatagtgatggtgatggtgatggaaGAGGGTACATGGTTTATAGTGGTGGTTTGGATGGTGATATCAAAGTATGGAAAGTTTGGGTTCCAAGTCTTTGA
- the LOC122581714 gene encoding UV-B-induced protein At3g17800, chloroplastic — protein sequence MEYTLSLSSFNTIILSSQPRRLTNKTSVSFSVPKRGRLVAVASAAGNHGGEFSSLNTPIEPVTPAGRFLSGVLLNEKKCFHDAVAETLEKLVKDVDDAFMRRALTSDSPDALLHRRIAELKEHECKTAVQDVMYMLICYKFSDLNVHLIPRLSKCIYNNRLEVLPSKDWELESIHNFEILEMIRNHLTSVIGWRSDFSVTDNWATTKINRRDLCQIYTSSILFGYFLKSAALRHKLEMSLVDPVDDMIFKQFRRKNLVFGGTYNPISTSQFDGKKKREKLSSYLMGFAPESLVKCAQPNSKEALNLIAKHSFALFGDMESDEVISTSFATLKRFVLEAVAFGSFLWDTEEYVKTVYTLEEIN from the exons atggaaTATACTCTATCTTTATCTTCTTTCAACACCATCATTCTGTCCTCTCAACCTCGTCGATTAACCAACAAAACAAGTGTGTCGTTTTCGGTACCGAAACGGGGTCGTTTGGTTGCTGTTGCTAGTGCGGCGGGAAACCATGGTGGTGAGTTTAGTAGTTTGAATACGCCTATTGAACCAGTGACCCCGGCAGGACGATTTTTGTCGGGTGTTTTGTTGAATGAAAAGAAATGTTTTCATGATGCGGTTGCGGAGACTTTGGAGaaattggttaaggatgttgaTGATGCTTTCATGCGCAGAGCTTTGACTTCTGATTCCCCTGATGCTCTTCTTCATAG GAGGATTGCAGAGCTAAAGGAACATGAATGCAAAACCGCTGTACAAGATGTTATGTACATGTTAATCTGCTACAAGTTTTCTGACCTTAATGTCCATCTAATTCCACGTCTTTCAAAGTGTATTTACAACAATAGACTAGAAGTCTTGCCATCAAAGGACTGGGAACTTGAGTCAATCCATAATTTTGAGATCCTGGAAATGATAAGGAACCACCTAACATCTGTTATTGGATGGAGATCAGATTTTAGTGTCACTGACAATTGGGCTACAACCAAAATCAATCGTCGTGATCTTTGCCAAATCTATACCTCATCAATACTCTTTGGCTATTTTCTCAAATCTGCCGCTCTAAGACACAAGCTAGAAATGAGTCTTGTTGACCCCGTTGATGACATGATTTTTAAACAATTCAGAAGAAAGAATTTGGTCTTTGGTGGCACTTACAACCCGATATCTACATCACAGTTTGATGGTAAAAAGAAACGGGAGAAATTGAGTTCATATTTAATGGGGTTTGCCCCTGAATCACTAGTGAAATGTGCTCAACCGAATTCTAAAGAAGCTTTAAATCTAATAGCAAAGCATAGTTTTGCACTTTTTGGTGACATGGAGTCTGATGAAGTAATATCTACATCTTTTGCAACCCTGAAGAGATTTGTTTTGGAGGCGGTTGCTTTTGGGTCGTTTCTTTGGGATACAGAAGAATATGTCAAGACAGTATATACCCTCGAGGAGATCAACTAA
- the LOC122581551 gene encoding chloroplast envelope quinone oxidoreductase homolog, with product MASGKMMEAVSYDSYGGGSAGLKHVEIPVPAPGKGEILVKIEAASINPIDWKIQKGVARPIMPRKFPYTPVSDVAGEVVEIGPGVEKFKVGDKVITYLGGAGGGLAQYAVSKESSTVQRPPEVSAADGASLVVAGCTALHALAVTGGMKLDKDEPLTNVLVTAASGGVGHYAVQLAKLGNTHVTATCGTRNIDFVKSLGADEVLDYKTPEGAALKSPSGQKYDIVIHCTTGIPWSTFKPNLSPTGKVIDITPSGGTFWTYAVNTITFSKKQLQPLIVIPKAEEIECLVKLVKEQKLKTVIDSTYPLSRAEEAWAKSIEGHATGKVVVEP from the exons ATGGCATCAGGAAAAATGATGGAGGCTGTTTCTTACGATTCTTATGGTGGAGGTTCCGCTGGTctcaag CATGTTGAAATCCCTGTTCCTGCTCCTGGCAAAGGCGAGATTCTGGTGAAAATAGAAGCAGCAAGCATTAATCCTATCGACTGGAAAATTCAGAAAGGAGTAGCTCGCCCTATCATGCCCCGAAAATTTCCATATACTCCAG TTAGTGATGTAGCAGGGGAGGTTGTGGAGATTGGACCTGGAGTAGAGAAATTTAAAGTTGGTGACAAAGTTATTACCTACCTT GGGGGAGCAGGTGGAGGACTGGCCCAGTATGCTGTGTCTAAGGAGAGCAGCACAGTTCAAAGACCACCGGAAGTATCAGCTGCAGATGGAGCTAGTCTTGTTGTTGCAGGATGCACCGCCCTCCATGCCCTTGCTGTGACTGGCGGGATGAAGCTGGACAAGGACGAACCACTCACAAATGTTCTTGTAACTGCCGCGTCAGGTGGGGTGGGACACTATGCGGTCCAACTAGCAAAACTCGGTAACACCCACGTCACAGCAACATGTGGTACCCGTAATATTGACTTTGTCAAAAGTTTAGGGGCCGATGAGGTTCTCGACTACAAGACGCCAGAAGGAGCTGCCCTTAAAAGCCCGTCAGGTCAGAAGTATGATATAGTGATTCATTGCACCACCGGTATCCCATGGTCAACCTTTAAGCCTAACCTTAGCCCAACTGGGAAGGTAATCGATATAACTCCAAGCGGTGGTACATTTTGGACTTATGCTGTGAACACAATCACCTTCTCAAAGAAGCAACTCCAGCCATTAATTGTGATACCAAAGGCAGAGGAGATTGAGTGTCTTGTAAAGTTGGTCAAGGAACAGAAATTAAAAACTGTGATTGATTCGACATATCCTCTAAGTCGAGCTGAAGAGGCCTGGGCCAAGAGCATCGAGGGACATGCTACTGGGAAGGTAGTTGTGGAGCCGTGa
- the LOC122582227 gene encoding probable glucan endo-1,3-beta-glucosidase A6, whose protein sequence is MSFIWFIPFLLCLLFSPSNGKIAAKPGVNYGQLGDNLPKPHESAKLIKSLKAGRVKIYDANPKILKALQNTNIQVSIMVPNEIITNMSKSQTLANKWIQTNVVPFYPHTKIRYILVGNEILSQPDNVTWFNLVPAMRKIRKSLVTHKLKKIKVGTPLAIDCLETSFPPSSGKFRTSVTKSVIVPLLEFIKRTKSFFFVDVYPYFAWAADPVNIKLNYALLEPNVSSYTDPVSGLLYFDLLEQMLDALFFAMKRAGYPDTRLFIAETGWPNGGDIDQIGASIYNAAVYNRNVVKRLTEKPTRGTPLKPGVVFPSFIFALYNENLKPGPGTERHFGLLYPNGSSIYDIDLSGQTTEYKKPLPKPTTNEPYKGKIWCMAVRGANTTTLGGALSYACGQGNGTCDPIQPGGKCFKPDSLFWHASYAFSSYWAQFRKSGGSCYFDGLAVQTAINPSFGRCKFPSVTL, encoded by the exons ATGAGTTTCATTTGGTTCATACCCTTTTTATTATGTCTCTTATTTTCTCCATCTA ATGGTAAAATAGCTGCAAAGCCTGGAGTGAACTATGGACAACTCGGTGACAACCTTCCCAAACCTCACGAATCCGCCAAGTTAATCAAATCCCTAAAAGCGGGCCGGGTCAAAATATACGATGCAAACCCGAAAATCCTCAAAGcattacaaaacacaaacattcAAGTATCTATAATGGTCCCTAATGAAATCATCACAAATATGTCAAAAAGTCAAACACTAGCCAACAAATGGATCCAAACCAATGTTGTTCCTTTTTACCCACATACCAAAATCCGTTACATCCTTGTCGGGAACGAGATCTTGTCTCAGCCCGATAATGTCACTTGGTTTAACCTCGTACCTGCAATGCGCAAAATCCGGAAGTCATTAGTTACACAtaagctaaaaaaaatcaaagttggTACTCCGTTAGCTATCGATTGTTTGGAAACAAGTTTTCCTCCTTCTAGTGGTAAATTTCGGACTAGTGTAACGAAATCCGTTATTGTTCCGTTATTGGAGTTTATTAAAAGGACtaaatcttttttctttgttgATGTTTATCCTTATTTTGCTTGGGCAGCTGACCCTGTTAACATTAAGTTAAACTATGCTTTACTTGAACCAAATGTTTCTAGTTATACCGACCCCGTTTCTGGGTTGTTGTACTTTGATCTGTTGGAACAAATGTTAGATGCTTTGTTTTTTGCTATGAAACGGGCTGGGTACCCAGACACCCGCTTGTTTATTGCAGAAACGGGCTGGCCCAACGGTGGGGATATTGATCAAATTGGGGCTAGTATTTATAACGCAGCAGTTTATAATAGAAATGTGGTCAAAAGGCTGACCGAGAAGCCAACAAGGGGTACGCCGTTAAAACCTGGCGTAGTGTTCCCCTCGTTTATTTTTGCTTTGTATAATGAGAACCTAAAACCGGGCCCTGGTACTGAGCGGCATTTCGGGTTGCTGTACCCGAACGGGTCAAGTATTTACGATATAGATTTGTCGGGTCAGACCACAGAATATAAGAAGCCGTTGCCTAAGCCAACTACTAATGAACCGTATAAGGGAAAGATTTGGTGCATGGCGGTGCGTGGAGCTAACACGACAACGCTTGGTGGTGCCTTGTCTTATGCTTGTGGGCAGGGGAATGGTACATGTGACCCGATCCAACCCGGTGGGAAGTGCTTCAAACCCGATTCGTTGTTCTGGCATGCGAGTTATGCATTTAGTTCTTATTGGGCCCAGTTTCGGAAGTCTGGTGGGTCCTGTTACTTTGATGGGCTTGCGGTCCAGACAGCCATAAATCCAA GTTTTGGGCGATGCAAGTTTCCGAGTGTTACGCTATGA